A window of Pecten maximus chromosome 12, xPecMax1.1, whole genome shotgun sequence genomic DNA:
cgtaaaaatgcaagatagaatacataacgtcacggTTTTGAGTACGTTTATGAGCCGTTGACAGGGGACCGCAGTGAATTCTGGGTGAGATTGAGTTGCCTCGGTATGTTTTGCGATAAATGTAATAagcagaatatctaacagtatctttagaaataccaaatatatttcactcgtgcggcaaagattttgataattttctctCGTGCTACGCTACGAAAAATATCAGATATTAACCCAACTCGTGAAATAtgtttggtattactgaagacactgttagatatcctctatatgcACATATGAGTTTGATATACAAATGCATTATTAAATCATATTGaggtgatttttttattatttcagatCAATTCTTACAAATCAGTCAACCACCACGTGTCCCAGAAATAGCAACTCCACGTGTCCCTTCTACATGGTGAAGGAAACCGTACCAACAAGAATTCCGTCTGTCCTCATGCATACGCGCTGCGCGTGTGATCAGTGTCAGATATCAGGATTACGGGGCAGGAACAAGCAACGCTACATGTGTGAACCTACGCATCGTTACCTTCCAGTATTGAAGAGACAAAATCATTGTGTAAATGGGGAGTATGATTACGTCATAGTACAGCAGAAAGTGGCTGTATCCTGTCACTGTATACGAAAACCGATCATGACGAAGAGAGGAAAAAAGAACAGAAAGAGGAAATCACAGAAGGGCAAAATTTCTGCTAATCATAAGATTCCAAAGAACTTTTCTAATTgattatttcaaacttcttagTCAACTtgtgtttacatttgttttaatttattaaagACTTGTTATGGCATTTAATTGAGTTTTATTTCTTGAAGTAAT
This region includes:
- the LOC117340025 gene encoding uncharacterized protein LOC117340025 — translated: MNVLRYRDLLILVVQVTSLIVVCAGRVPACNETRPERMKDLTQMLLQGSNQWLAYDADNIQSKVMIEIMPSILTNQSTTTCPRNSNSTCPFYMVKETVPTRIPSVLMHTRCACDQCQISGLRGRNKQRYMCEPTHRYLPVLKRQNHCVNGEYDYVIVQQKVAVSCHCIRKPIMTKRGKKNRKRKSQKGKISANHKIPKNFSN